tattcttaAAACCTTTGTTCACAATATATAACTTTGATAACTTTTGTACCAGAACAGTAAAGGTAATCTAAAACTGTCATTAATCTCCTTACTTActgaaaataaatgtattatatatatatcatgcaggACCGAATTTTCTATATGCAAATTCATGGCAGCATAAAGTCGTCATCATCAAGCCCACAGCTGTTGAATTCCACTTCATCCCCAGCTTGCTTTTGAAGCTCATCTTCAACTTTGGCTGCGGCACTTGCAAACTCTTCATCCGactcaaaatcatatatatttgagTTCTGCCGCACTTTCTGGTCTGCAATGAAAGTTTCTGGGCAAAGATTTGTTCTGCAATCATCAAGGGATTTCTGTGAAGACTCGTCAAAGAAGGAACTGTTTGGAGATGATATGAGAGACAGCCTATCCCAAGGGTTGCTTTTCTGAGAACTCTGCCTGCTCAGTGAAGACAGAGACATCTCATCAATTTTATCccacatttcaattttttttatagtattagtCAACTTGCTGTCTGACAGATACTCATTCTCAACCTGTGTAGCTGCCATGAGTAAAAGATTATTGTCATCCTCATTCTCAAACTCTGTAGCTGCCACATCCATAATATTATTGTTCAGCTCGTTCTCAATTTGTGTGGCTGCCATGGTTAGAAGGCtgtcgtcatcgtcattgtcatcccAAATGTCATTTGCACCATTTTGAGAGTCTTGGATCCACTCCagtacctcttcctctcccattttcttccagAATACAGTCCACTCTGGAAGTGGAATGGGGTTTGATCGGTAGTCCTGGCAGTCTGAGTCATGGCATTTCTGATAATAAACAGCTAGCTTCAAGTTCGCAACGTACATTACCCCATTGCTCTTGTGTTCCCTACCAATGTTGTGGCAAAACCTATTATTGGCTATTTCATAAACCAGCAATTCACTTTGTGGGAAATAAAACCAGCAGCGGACGTAACCATGACCAAGGATGCTCTGGATGTACTTGTCAATCTCTGGGTACGGAGAGTGGCTGAACCCTTCCATCCCTGGGCCTgtgccttctctctccttctgtctgatCTTTGGTCTTCTTATCTCGTCATCTCCAAAAGTCAAGATTTTGGGGCTTTCCCTGACTGTTGTCACCAGAGAATCCAGGAAGAGCATTTCCTCTGCAGAACCTCCCATTTTTGTCAGTGGCACATACTGGTTCTCTTGAGCTACCACCAAAGGTGTGTTTTTTCCTAATTTTGTTGAACGTAGAATTCTGAAGTTCCTGTTCTTTGTGTACACTC
This window of the Penaeus monodon isolate SGIC_2016 chromosome 39, NSTDA_Pmon_1, whole genome shotgun sequence genome carries:
- the LOC119597579 gene encoding LOW QUALITY PROTEIN: DNA-directed primase/polymerase protein-like (The sequence of the model RefSeq protein was modified relative to this genomic sequence to represent the inferred CDS: deleted 1 base in 1 codon), whose translation is MMEEEEKGKSDHTQPFTARGFYGKAQSQDQVQLRIAKTRKHLKQRPLVSEYRPGILGPPATWKTFRRQADAIKFAQVQGNGLMVFSFEGEALGLGGKRNFVVTHPKMMWNHQCQRSPTQRCTYEVIQENSVCKLYFDLEFMYMHNPENDGVQMTNAFIKIVCYFLLKEFGVCCSRKNIIDLTSYSFAKFSRHLIFNIPGVAFANNIHVGNFVIMICNQIRTWAREGMKEMPGFTFSDVEILFVTDTKGNKVLFCDEGVYTKNRNFRILRSTKLGKNTPLVVAQENQYVPLTKMGGSAEEMLFLDSLVTTVRESPKILTFGDDEIRRPKIRQKEREGTGPGMEGFSHSPYPEIDKYIQSILGHGYVRCWFYFPQSELLVYEIANNRFCHNIGREHKSNGVMYVANLKLAVYYQKCHDSDCQDYRSNPIPLPEWTVFWKKMGEEEVLEWIQDSQNGANDIWDDNDDDDSLLTMAATQIENELNNNIMDVAATEFENEDDNNLLLMAATQVENEYLSDSKLTNTIKKIEMWDKIDEMSLSSLSRQSSQKSNPWDRLSLISSPNSSFFDESSQKSLDDCRTNLCPETFIADQKVRQNSNIYDFESDEEFASAAAKVEDELQKQAGDEVEFNSCGLDDDDFMLP